The Stigmatella aurantiaca DW4/3-1 genome contains the following window.
AGCACCCAGGCCAGAACGCGCAGGGGGCTGGCGGCGATGAGCCCGATGTTCACCGACATGCCCACGGCGATGAAGAACAGGCCCAGCAAGAGCCCCTTGAAGGGCTCGATGTCCGCCTCCAACTCGTGGCGGAACTCGGAGTCCGCCAGCAGCACCCCGGCGAGGAAGGCGCCCAGGGCCATGGAGAGCCCGACCGCGTTGACCAGCACCGCGGTGCCGATGACGAGCAGCAAGGCGGTGGCGGTGAACAACTCCTGGCTGTGGGCCGCGGCCACCCGCCGGAAGACCGGGCGGACCAGGTAGCGCCCCGCGCCGATGACCCCGGCCAGCACGGCCAACCCCTTGAGCGCCGAGAGCCATCCTGGCCCGGCCGAGGGGCCCTCCGAGGCGGCGGACGTGCCCCCGAGCAGGGGCAACAGGGCCAGCAGGGGGATGACGGCCAGATCTTGGAACAGGAGGATGCCAAAGGAGGCCTGCCCGTGGGGGGTGGGCAGCTCGTTCTTCTCGGAGAGCAGCTGGAGCGCGAAGGCCGTGGAGGACAGGGACAACCCCAGGCCCACGACGGCGGCGGTGGCGGGCTTCAGGCCGGCCACCACCCCCACCCCGGCCAGCAGCGCGCCCGTGCCAAGCACCTGGGCCCCTCCGAGCCCGAACACCGTCCGGCGCAGCGCCCAGAGCCGGGCGGGCTCGAGCTCCAGGCCGATGATGAACAGGAGCAGCACCACGCCAAACTCGGAGAAGTGCAGGATGCTCTCCACGTCCGGCACGGCCCCGATGCCCCAGGGGCCGATGACCATGCCCGCCGCGAGGTAGCCCAGGACGGACCCGAGCCCGAGCTTCTTGAAGAGAGGCACGGCGACGACGGCGGCCGCCAGGAAGACCAGGGCTTGCTGCAGGAGGGACATGCCTCACTCATGGCACAGCCCGCCGCCGCGCGACAATTCCCGCGCCGCCGGTGTACCGGCCCGTCAGAGGGCTGGGTAGAGTCTCCCGCGCGATGCCTTCGGCCGAACCCCTTCCTACCGCCTTTCTGCTGGTGCTCTCAGGCGTGCTGATGGCGGTGAGCGTGATGTTCAGCCGCGCCTCGGGACGCTTCGGGGTTCCGGTGGCCTTGCTCTTCCTGGGGATCGGGATGGCCGCTGGCTCCGAGGGGCCCGGGGGCATCGCCTTCGAGGACTACGGCTTCGCCTTCCGCATGGGC
Protein-coding sequences here:
- a CDS encoding monovalent cation:proton antiporter-2 (CPA2) family protein, producing the protein MSLLQQALVFLAAAVVAVPLFKKLGLGSVLGYLAAGMVIGPWGIGAVPDVESILHFSEFGVVLLLFIIGLELEPARLWALRRTVFGLGGAQVLGTGALLAGVGVVAGLKPATAAVVGLGLSLSSTAFALQLLSEKNELPTPHGQASFGILLFQDLAVIPLLALLPLLGGTSAASEGPSAGPGWLSALKGLAVLAGVIGAGRYLVRPVFRRVAAAHSQELFTATALLLVIGTAVLVNAVGLSMALGAFLAGVLLADSEFRHELEADIEPFKGLLLGLFFIAVGMSVNIGLIAASPLRVLAWVLGLVALKALVLFGLGRWRLGSTESALSLALIISQGGEFAFVLFGLAVGLQVMDQALADLMVVTVSLSMAVTPLLFAAYTRWLRPRLQQKAPRAFDVSPQEDNPVLIAGFGRVGQVVGRLLRAKRIGFTALDISSENIDFLKRFGNNVHYGDASRLELLRAARADKAKVFVLAIDDAAASLRTAETVLQHFPHLTIFARARNRQHAYQLLNLGIKNIMRETWVSSLEMGGGILEALGLTYSESRSALERFRQHDEDLLVATSPYHRDEKKLSEMAAQARKELESIFEQDARKSG